The following coding sequences lie in one Benincasa hispida cultivar B227 chromosome 6, ASM972705v1, whole genome shotgun sequence genomic window:
- the LOC120080529 gene encoding cell division topological specificity factor homolog, chloroplastic, which yields MAVSGDLRVSATFCSHHSHPLRPSFPSSKVEFSGFSSGGPSSHEVALKWQNTAIDSRNRRGVSQITTGNSESFELSSKSSSQEAETFLLNAINMNFFERLNLAWRILFPTPASKRNSNALIAKQRLKMILFADRCAVSDEAKRRIVSNIVRALSDFVEIESKDKVQLSMSTDSDLGTIYSVTVPVRRVKAEYQEADESGTITNIKYKDNGETSGSVDVRFDFFIPD from the exons ATGGCGGTTTCTGGAGATCTCAGAGTCTCCGCTACATTCTGCTCTCACCATTCTCACCCTCTTCGCCCTTCTTTTCCCTCTTCAAAG GTTGAATTCTCTGGATTTTCAAGTGGAGGGCCTAGCAGTCATGAAGTTGCACTAAAATGGCAAAACACGGCAATTGATAGTCGCAATAGGCGTGGCGTTTCACAGATAACTACTGGGAACTCAGAAAGTTTTGAACTATCTTCAAAATCATCGAGCCAAGAAGCTGAAACCTTCCTTCTGAATGCCATAAACATGAACTTCTTTGAGCGTTTAAACTTGGCTTGGAGAATTTTATTTCCAACTCCAGCATCAAAGAGAAACTCCAATGCCTTGATCGCCAAGCAGCGACTAAAGATGATCCTCTTTGCTGACCGATGTGCGGTTAGCGACGAGGCTAAACGGAGGATTGTTAGCAACATAGTACGAGCTCTATCAGATTTTGTAGAAATCGAATCGAAAGATAAAGTTCAGTTGAGCATGTCCACGGATTCTGATCTCGGAACGATTTACTCCGTCACAGTACCTGTGAGGAGGGTGAAAGCAGAATATCAAGAAGCAGATGAGAGTGGAACGATAACAAACATCAAGTACAAAGATAACGGAGAGACATCTGGCTCTGTTGATGTGAGGTTCGATTTCTTCATTCCAGATTGA
- the LOC120079493 gene encoding uncharacterized protein LOC120079493 — translation MDDSEEALNQNPDPIRPENFLVIRENYFVHEESPVFPPIHHEDLPVGSVSIASDQSESSELSESSSAPTTSDLRWRAVVGEAILRSCEMFKAKVVSGIVGFGSYAVRLCSVFPVTAMAAVLVILVFLLKMKMKLRLPWRPRSVAVSRDNEDRLVLLLQHKDEKISQLLLQIAEMNETLSARRKVPVVRIK, via the exons ATGGATGATTCCGAAGAAGCTCTAAATCAAAATCCCGACCCGATTCGGCCCGAAAATTTCCTAGTAATTAGAGAAAACTATTTTGTTCATGAGGAATCCCCTGTTTTTCCCCCGATTCACCATGAAGATTTGCCAGTTGGAAGTGTTTCGATAGCCTCCGACCAATCGGAATCATCGGAATTATCGGAATCATCATCGGCTCCAACGACTTCGGATTTGCGATGGAGAGCCGTTGTGGGAGAAGCTATTTTGAGGAGTTGTGAGATGTTTAAAGCGAAGGTGGTTTCTGGAATTGTTGGATTTGGATCTTACGCTGTGAGACTATGCTCTGTTTTTCCGGTTACTGCAATGGCGGCTGTGTTGGTGATTTTGGTGTTTttgttgaagatgaagatgaagctGCGGCTGCCATGGCGTCCACGATCTGTCGCTGTGAGTAGGGATAACGAAGACCGTttggttcttcttcttcaacacaAGGATGAG AAAATCAGTCAACTCTTACTTCAAATTGCTGAAATGAATGAAACACTATCAGCTCGTCGAAAGGTTCCTGTTGTCAGAATTAAATGA